The Gasterosteus aculeatus chromosome 17, fGasAcu3.hap1.1, whole genome shotgun sequence genome includes a window with the following:
- the comtb gene encoding catechol O-methyltransferase B gives MWLTLLYSCCGGAALLYALYRWVIPTTVQYHAGLALLWHDVIVERMLDTLTQSTRPQRLLGAVQKNATRGHPRSVIQAIDHFCRNKEWAMNVGDEKGCILDSVVSEVSPATVLELGTYCGYSTVRIASRLPPHAKLITLEFNPEFAVIARQVIAWAGVEDKVQLVEGASGDWIPRMKEQFGVKTFDLVFLDHWKDRYLPDTKLMEECGLLRKGSILLADNVICPGTPDYLEYVRNSPRYESQYFKSHLEYTKVEDGLEKSVFLG, from the exons ATGTGGCTGACTCTTCTTTACAGCTGCTGCGGTGGAGCAGCTCTTCTCTATGCTCTGTACCGATGGGTGATCCCCACCACTGTGCAGTATCACGCTGGCCTGGCGCTGCTCTGGCACGATGTCATTGTGGAGAGGATGCTGGACACATTGACCCAGTCCACACGTCCTCAG CGGCTCCTGGGTGCAGTGCAGAAGAACGCCACTAGAGGACACCCTCGCAGCGTGATCCAGGCCATCGATCACTTCTGCAGAAACAAGGAGTGGGCCATGAATGTGGGGGATGAGAAAG GCTGCATTCTAGACTCAGTGGTGTCAGAGGTGAGCCCAGCCACAGTGCTGGAGCTGGGAACCTACTGTGGCTACTCCACGGTGCGGATCGCCAGCCGCCTTCCACCTCACGCCAAGCTCATCACTCTTGAATTCAACCCTGAGTTTGCTGTAATTGCCCGTCAAGTCATTGCGTGGGCAGGAGTGGAGGACAAG GTGCAGTTAGTTGAAGGCGCATCTGGTGACTGGATCCCTAGAATGAAGGAGCAGTTTGGGGTCAAAACATTTGATCTGGTTTTCCTGGATCACTGGAAGGACCGTTACCTTCCCGACACTAAACTCATGGAG GAGTGCGGCCTCCTCAGGAAAGGCAGTATCCTGCTGGCGGACAACGTCATCTGCCCCGGAACTCCTGACTACCTGGAATATGTCCGAAACAGCCCGCGATACGAGAGCCAGTACTTCAAATCTCACCTGGAGTACACCAAAGTGGAGGACGGGTTGGAGAAGTCTGTCTTCTTAGGGTAG
- the LOC120835854 gene encoding SRSF protein kinase 3 isoform X2 — protein sequence MSSSYAAAISTLLSASSSNPPDKPSPHPSPDTAGTPTPSPASHCPPAVETRPHPREPLGFYEEQEENPADYGIGGYYPVEIGEVFVDRYQVVQKLGWGHFSTVWLCWDMLKGRFVALKVVKSAQMFTETAQDEIKLLKCVRDSDPRDPKRETIVHLIDDFRIAGANGDHVCMVLEVLGHQLLRWIIKSKYSGLPLACVRSILTQVLQGLDYLHTKCKIIHTDIKPENILLRVDDVYVQKLAANTKLWQLPASPAFTSSTEHRSSREKQSLSKFLGKLSGVLHTLGEWSSKSPIKRLTRKDRGRRGQDQNQKDKLHMSFSDAAPSSTRSSTCRATLTGPDLRLRRQTLLLEDGPDWPPHSPTDSICSPLNTDAPVCGSRLALLHQTADKERSAPSPSSPRGISDSDVPLDLLKPQNADKILIKIADLGNACWVHKHFTEDIQTCQYRSVEVLIGAHYDTAADIWSTACMAFELATGDYLFDPQSGASFSREEDHIAHIIELLGSLPSQFAVSGRNSKRYFNHKGQLRHISKLKPWSLFEILLEKYGWPREEASKFSSFLLTMLELLPEERATAAQCLKHPWITSAPLLSSPEPSGL from the exons ATGTCATCTTCATATGCCGCCGCCATATCGACCCTTCTCTCTGCCAGCTCTTCCAATCCACCCGACAAACCGAGCCCTCACCCCTCCCCGGACACGGCAGGGACCCCCACACCTTCCCCCGCGTCCCACTGCCCTCCAGCCGTAGAGACACGTCCTCATCCACGTGAGCCTCTGGGGTTttatgaggagcaggaggagaacccTGCAGACTATGGCATTG GCGGATACTACCCCGTAGAGATCGGAGAGGTATTCGTTGACCGTTATCAAGTGGTTCAAAAGTTGGGATGGGGTCACTTCTCTACTGTATGGCTCTGCTGGGATATGCT GAAGGGGCGTTTTGTAGCTCTGAAGGTGGTGAAGAGTGCTCAAATGTTTACAGAGACGGCGCAGGATGAGATCAAACTTCTGAAATGT GTAAGAGACAGTGACCCCAGAGATCCTAAACGTGAGACAATTGTGCACCTTATTGATGACTTCAGGATCGCTGGAGCGAATGGAGACC ATGTGTGCATGGTTCTGGAGGTGCTGGGCCACCAGCTGCTCAGGTGGATCATCAAATCCAAATACTCAGGCCTCCCTCTGGCCTGCGTCAGGAGCATCCTCACACAG GTTCTGCAGGGTTTAGATTACTTGCACACCAAATGCAAGATTATCCACACCGACATCAAGCCAGAGAACATCCTCCTGAGAGTGGATGATGTTTATGTTCAGAAGCTGGCAGCCAACACCAAGCTGTGGCAGCTGCCGGCGTCTCCTGCCTTCACCAGCTCCACAG AGCACAGAAGCTCCAGAGAGAAACAG AGTTTGTCCAAGTTTTTGGGGAAGCTGAGCGGGGTTCTCCACACTCTCGGGGAGTGG TCCAGCAAGAGCCCCATCAAGCGACTGACAAGAAAAGACAGGGGTCGACGAGGACAGGACCAGAATCAGAAAGACAAACTTCATATGTCCTTCTCTGATGCTGCTCCCTCTAGCACACGTAGCTCGACCTGTCGGGCTACGCTCACAGGTCCCGACCTCAGGTTAAGGAGGCAGACGCTGCTGTTGGAAGACGGACCGGACTGGCCTCCACACAGCCCCACAGACTCCATCTGTTCTCCCCTCAACACAGATGCTCCCGTCTGCGGCTCTAGATTGGCGTTATTGCATCAGACTGCAGACAAAGAGCGGTCTGCTCCTTCACCATCGTCTCCCCGTG gTATCAGTGACTCAGATGTACCTCTGGACCTACTAAAACCCCAGAATGCTGATAAAATCCTCATCAAGATTGCGGACTTGGGCAACGCCTGCTGGGTG CACAAACACTTTACAGAAGACATCCAGACTTGTCAGTACCGCTCTGTGGAGGTTCTGATAGGAGCTCACTACGACACAGCGGCTGACATCTGGAGCACCGCCTGCATG GCTTTTGAGCTGGCCACAGGAGACTATCTGTTCGACCCCCAATCAGGAGCCTCATTCAGCCGCGAGGAAG ATCACATCGCCCACATCATTGAGCTGCTGGGATCCCTTCCATCCCAGTTCGCCGTGTCGGGGAGAAACTCCAAACGGTACTTCAACCATAAAG GACAACTGCGACACATCTCTAAGCTGAAGCCGTGGAGCTTGTTTGAGATCCTGCTGGAGAAGTACGGGTGGCCGCGAGAGGAAGCCTCCAAGTTCAGCTCGTTCCTTCTGACCATGTTGGAGCTCCTGCCGGAGGAAAGAGCCACAGCTGCCCAGTGTCTgaaacacccctggataacctCTGCACCTCTCCTGTCTTCTCCAGAGCCCAGTGGGCTATAG
- the LOC120835854 gene encoding SRSF protein kinase 3 isoform X1, whose protein sequence is MSSSYAAAISTLLSASSSNPPDKPSPHPSPDTAGTPTPSPASHCPPAVETRPHPREPLGFYEEQEENPADYGIGRQYSHSTHDTLVEMLRSMQPVHCVAGGYYPVEIGEVFVDRYQVVQKLGWGHFSTVWLCWDMLKGRFVALKVVKSAQMFTETAQDEIKLLKCVRDSDPRDPKRETIVHLIDDFRIAGANGDHVCMVLEVLGHQLLRWIIKSKYSGLPLACVRSILTQVLQGLDYLHTKCKIIHTDIKPENILLRVDDVYVQKLAANTKLWQLPASPAFTSSTEHRSSREKQSLSKFLGKLSGVLHTLGEWSSKSPIKRLTRKDRGRRGQDQNQKDKLHMSFSDAAPSSTRSSTCRATLTGPDLRLRRQTLLLEDGPDWPPHSPTDSICSPLNTDAPVCGSRLALLHQTADKERSAPSPSSPRGISDSDVPLDLLKPQNADKILIKIADLGNACWVHKHFTEDIQTCQYRSVEVLIGAHYDTAADIWSTACMAFELATGDYLFDPQSGASFSREEDHIAHIIELLGSLPSQFAVSGRNSKRYFNHKGQLRHISKLKPWSLFEILLEKYGWPREEASKFSSFLLTMLELLPEERATAAQCLKHPWITSAPLLSSPEPSGL, encoded by the exons ATGTCATCTTCATATGCCGCCGCCATATCGACCCTTCTCTCTGCCAGCTCTTCCAATCCACCCGACAAACCGAGCCCTCACCCCTCCCCGGACACGGCAGGGACCCCCACACCTTCCCCCGCGTCCCACTGCCCTCCAGCCGTAGAGACACGTCCTCATCCACGTGAGCCTCTGGGGTTttatgaggagcaggaggagaacccTGCAGACTATGGCATTGGTAGGCAGTACTCCCACAGCACACACGACACACTGGTAGAGATGCTTCGGTCGATGCAGCCCGTGCATTGTGTTGCAGGCGGATACTACCCCGTAGAGATCGGAGAGGTATTCGTTGACCGTTATCAAGTGGTTCAAAAGTTGGGATGGGGTCACTTCTCTACTGTATGGCTCTGCTGGGATATGCT GAAGGGGCGTTTTGTAGCTCTGAAGGTGGTGAAGAGTGCTCAAATGTTTACAGAGACGGCGCAGGATGAGATCAAACTTCTGAAATGT GTAAGAGACAGTGACCCCAGAGATCCTAAACGTGAGACAATTGTGCACCTTATTGATGACTTCAGGATCGCTGGAGCGAATGGAGACC ATGTGTGCATGGTTCTGGAGGTGCTGGGCCACCAGCTGCTCAGGTGGATCATCAAATCCAAATACTCAGGCCTCCCTCTGGCCTGCGTCAGGAGCATCCTCACACAG GTTCTGCAGGGTTTAGATTACTTGCACACCAAATGCAAGATTATCCACACCGACATCAAGCCAGAGAACATCCTCCTGAGAGTGGATGATGTTTATGTTCAGAAGCTGGCAGCCAACACCAAGCTGTGGCAGCTGCCGGCGTCTCCTGCCTTCACCAGCTCCACAG AGCACAGAAGCTCCAGAGAGAAACAG AGTTTGTCCAAGTTTTTGGGGAAGCTGAGCGGGGTTCTCCACACTCTCGGGGAGTGG TCCAGCAAGAGCCCCATCAAGCGACTGACAAGAAAAGACAGGGGTCGACGAGGACAGGACCAGAATCAGAAAGACAAACTTCATATGTCCTTCTCTGATGCTGCTCCCTCTAGCACACGTAGCTCGACCTGTCGGGCTACGCTCACAGGTCCCGACCTCAGGTTAAGGAGGCAGACGCTGCTGTTGGAAGACGGACCGGACTGGCCTCCACACAGCCCCACAGACTCCATCTGTTCTCCCCTCAACACAGATGCTCCCGTCTGCGGCTCTAGATTGGCGTTATTGCATCAGACTGCAGACAAAGAGCGGTCTGCTCCTTCACCATCGTCTCCCCGTG gTATCAGTGACTCAGATGTACCTCTGGACCTACTAAAACCCCAGAATGCTGATAAAATCCTCATCAAGATTGCGGACTTGGGCAACGCCTGCTGGGTG CACAAACACTTTACAGAAGACATCCAGACTTGTCAGTACCGCTCTGTGGAGGTTCTGATAGGAGCTCACTACGACACAGCGGCTGACATCTGGAGCACCGCCTGCATG GCTTTTGAGCTGGCCACAGGAGACTATCTGTTCGACCCCCAATCAGGAGCCTCATTCAGCCGCGAGGAAG ATCACATCGCCCACATCATTGAGCTGCTGGGATCCCTTCCATCCCAGTTCGCCGTGTCGGGGAGAAACTCCAAACGGTACTTCAACCATAAAG GACAACTGCGACACATCTCTAAGCTGAAGCCGTGGAGCTTGTTTGAGATCCTGCTGGAGAAGTACGGGTGGCCGCGAGAGGAAGCCTCCAAGTTCAGCTCGTTCCTTCTGACCATGTTGGAGCTCCTGCCGGAGGAAAGAGCCACAGCTGCCCAGTGTCTgaaacacccctggataacctCTGCACCTCTCCTGTCTTCTCCAGAGCCCAGTGGGCTATAG
- the ccdc120b gene encoding coiled-coil domain-containing protein 120: MEVKGHVITSMGLGAPDVGGCQDGKPQAERVAALQERKQVLEALLNSRVGELKQVCLQEAELTGKLPHAFPLETGEKPPPVQRRAGLPPNTKAEDEAAQRKQMKAIFTGALYRHSESDRNIPNSKRTVHRGCHTEDTIMSESTSSMSDSTSHDNESSPSVAADQRSLSHPRLTVGSPDHRVSRKLSPVDIYYEMRTRRNSVTSSVSPAHSLPRSASNVEGRSVPATPLLARTAPISVHVRPEASGGGGLKQWSGSLDVPYMIPLAQEGTSSDRRGCPYSSRARRSNSSEALLDRSSLPDDPAPRNGMPPRGGPYKSSETLTDGKLRHIHLGSPERHADGSVDQAKMRLSMGDRGAGGGYNEVLMDYIWGKQQRMQVQQHLYQSAGRVWHDMSSPRSSTAVVPPHANGFSHSQVNLPSAAPPYSPMVLRGSQAELRRVKVTRTKSCGPFIPLQQHPQDAILLSAYDSPLPASGTTTTSSIPNLHPYQTELSGPSFSRRPPPFSLPTPEDSTRSLHKALALEGLRDWYLRNALGYPSASPKGHEAGISRLSHPHPLVHQAQSVQGEPANLQKSQMPQSASFHGHPLHGRSMEFSLYQDTPPHPEMQDVTPKEPSADPGTLV; this comes from the exons ATGTTGGCGGCTGCCAGGACGGCAAGCCGCAGGCTGAGAGGGTTGCAgctctgcaggagaggaagcaggTCCTGGAGGCTCTCCTCAACTCCAGGGTGGGAGAGCTCAAGCAAGTCTGTTTGCAGGAAGCA GAGCTGACTGGGAAGTTGCCACATGCTTTCCCCCTGGAGACGGGAGAGAAACCCCCACCGGTGCAGCGCAGAGCTGGCCTGCCGCCCAACACCAAGGCGGAG GATGAGGCGGCCCAAAGAAAGCAGATGAAGGCCATCTTCACCGGGGCTCTGTACCGACATTCGGAATCTGACCGAAACATCCCAAATAGCAAGAGGACCGTTCACCGGGGGTGTCACACGG AGGACACCATCATGTCAGAGAGTACGAGCTCCATGTCCGATTCAACATCCCATGACAACG AGTCGTCTCCCAGTGTGGCGGCTGACCAGCGCTCTTTGTCTCATCCGCGGCTCACGGTGGGCAGCCCTGACCACAGGGTCAGCAGGAAGCTGTCACCGGTCGACATCTACTACGAGATGAGGACACGCCGCAACTCTGTCACCAGCTCTGTCAG CCCGGCTCACTCCTTACCTAGAAGTGCATCCAACGTTGAAGGCAGAAGTGTTCCAGCTACTCCTCTGCTGGCCCGAACCGCGCCAATCAGCGTCCACGTCAG GCCGGAAGCGTCGGGTGGTGGTGGGTTAAAGCAGTGGTCGGGCAGCCTGGATGTGCCCTATATGATTCCGCTGGCCCAGGAGGGGACTTCCTCTGACCGCCGAGGCTGCCCGTACAGCTCCCGGGCCAGGCGCAGCAACAGCTCCGAGGCCCTGCTGGATAGATCGAGCCTCCCCGACGACCCGGCTCCCAGAAACGGGATGCCCCCCAGAGGAGGGCCGTACAAGAGCTCGGAGACGTTGACTGATGGCAAGCTGCGACACATTCATCTGGGCAGTCCCGAAAGACATGCTGACGGCTCCGTGGACCAGGCCAAAATGCGTCTGTCCATGGGCGACCGAGGGGCCGGCGGAGGCTACAATGAGGTGTTGATGGACTACATCTGGGGCAAACAGCAGAGGATGCAAGTGCAGCAGCACCTGTACCAATCCGCAGGCAGGGTCTGGCACGACATGTCCTCTCCTCGCTCCTCCACCGCGGTGGTGCCCCCCCATGCCAACGGCTTCTCCCATTCCCAGGTGAACCTCCCCAGCGCCGCACCTCCTTATAGCCCCATGGTCCTCCGAGGGTCCCAAGCGGAGCTGCGCAGGGTCAAAGTCACCCGAACCAAATCGTGTGGACCCTTTATTCCGCTGCAGCAACATCCCCAGGATGCCATCCTGCTGTCAGCATACGACTCTCCCCTCCCTGCCTCtggcaccaccaccacctcctccatccccaACCTGCATCCCTACCAGACTGAGCTGTCTGGCCCCTCCTTCAGCCGCAGACCCCCACCGTTCTCTCTCCCGACCCCAGAAGACTCGACGCGCAGCTTGCATAAAGCCTTGGCTCTGGAGGGATTGAGGGACTGGTACCTGAGGAACGCCCTCGGCTATCCTTCTGCCTCCCCGAAGGGCCACGAGGCGGGGATCTCGCGCCTCTCACACCCCCACCCGCTGGTGCACCAGGCGCAGTCAGTTCAAGGGGAACCGGCCAACCTCCAAAAGTCTCAGATGCCCCAGTCAGCCAGCTTCCACGGTCACCCGCTGCATGGAAG GTCAATGGAGTTCTCTCTCTATCAGGACACTCCTCCTCACCCAGAGATGCAAGATGTGACCCCAAAGGAACCCAGTGCAGACCCAGGCACCCTAGTCtga